From the genome of Spirochaetae bacterium HGW-Spirochaetae-1, one region includes:
- a CDS encoding DNA gyrase subunit A, which produces MRGAYLDYAMSVIIGRALPDIRDGLKPVHRRILHAMNERAWRSDRPYVKSAKIVGEVIGNFHPHGDSAVYETMVRMAQEFSMRIPIIDGQGNFGSIDGDPAAAYRYTEARLNKMSEELLKDIDKETVDYSPNFDDTRKEPKVLPAAFPNLLVNGSEGIAVGMATKIPPHNLGEVIDGTIALIDDPELKSKQLMKYIKGPDFPTGAAIMGTEGIVQAYATGRGSIKIRGNVEIEESKKGRECIIIDSIPYQVNKATLITRIAELVNTKVIDGINEIRDESDRRGMRIFIGLKKDANTSVIVNQLYKHTTLQSSFGIIMLAIVDGVPKVLDLKSMLSYYIMHRKNVVTRRTQYELRKAEERAHILEGLKIALDNIDEVIAIIRGSKDADEAGKKLIKRFKFSEIQAKAILEMRLQRLTSLEVRKIVEELKALLKLIEELKAILKSEKKILGIIKTELEELKNKYADKRRTEIIVGGETSTDFDVEDLIADEDMVISITNDGFIRRLSIDTFKKQRRGGKGVIGISSKREDFIKMMTISSTHDVILLFSNKGKIFALKTYEIPVASKSSRGKSLKGIINLAAEENITAISSVPSFEEDAYLCMVTQKGIMKKTGISEFANARKGGIIAINLKKDDELVNVKIVAKGDDVVIASRDGLLLRTNVLKMRSMGRSAAGIIGMRLDGSDKIIGIDVVKKNSTLFVLTEKGYGKCVNYNNFVAKGRGGKGMIFVKVGDKHGFAAGIKTVFPEDEIIIIAKTGMTIRLLAKDISTQGRSATGVRLLNIEGSDEISDFAVISEEK; this is translated from the coding sequence ATGCGCGGGGCATATCTGGATTATGCCATGAGCGTCATAATTGGAAGGGCCCTTCCAGATATCAGGGATGGATTAAAACCTGTTCACCGGAGAATTCTCCATGCCATGAACGAACGTGCATGGAGGAGCGACAGGCCCTATGTAAAATCGGCGAAGATAGTCGGTGAAGTAATCGGTAACTTCCATCCCCATGGCGATTCAGCCGTATATGAAACCATGGTAAGGATGGCCCAGGAATTTTCCATGCGCATCCCCATTATTGACGGCCAGGGAAACTTTGGTTCCATTGACGGAGACCCGGCCGCTGCCTACCGGTATACCGAGGCGCGCCTTAATAAAATGTCGGAAGAGCTTCTGAAAGATATCGACAAGGAAACGGTGGACTATTCGCCGAACTTTGATGATACACGAAAGGAACCGAAAGTTCTGCCGGCAGCGTTTCCCAACCTGCTGGTGAACGGTTCCGAAGGGATCGCCGTTGGTATGGCCACAAAAATCCCGCCGCATAACCTGGGAGAGGTAATCGACGGGACCATTGCACTCATTGATGATCCGGAACTCAAATCGAAGCAGCTCATGAAGTATATCAAGGGACCCGACTTCCCCACGGGCGCAGCAATAATGGGAACCGAAGGAATAGTACAGGCCTATGCGACCGGAAGGGGAAGTATTAAAATCAGGGGCAATGTGGAGATCGAGGAGTCCAAGAAGGGCAGGGAATGTATCATTATCGACTCCATACCCTACCAGGTCAACAAGGCGACGCTCATCACCAGGATCGCCGAACTGGTGAATACGAAGGTAATCGACGGTATCAATGAGATCCGCGATGAATCGGATCGGCGGGGAATGCGTATTTTTATCGGCCTCAAGAAAGACGCCAATACGAGTGTTATTGTCAATCAGCTGTACAAGCATACTACGCTCCAGAGTTCATTCGGCATCATAATGCTGGCCATTGTCGATGGCGTACCAAAGGTACTTGATCTGAAGTCCATGCTGAGCTATTACATTATGCACCGCAAGAATGTGGTTACGCGCAGGACGCAATATGAATTGAGGAAAGCCGAAGAACGGGCTCACATATTGGAAGGACTCAAGATAGCCCTTGATAATATAGATGAAGTAATAGCAATTATACGGGGCTCGAAGGATGCAGATGAGGCCGGTAAAAAGCTGATCAAACGTTTCAAATTTTCTGAAATTCAGGCAAAGGCCATACTGGAAATGAGGCTCCAGCGACTGACCAGCCTGGAGGTGCGGAAGATCGTTGAGGAATTAAAGGCCCTTCTCAAGCTGATTGAAGAGCTCAAGGCCATTCTCAAAAGCGAAAAGAAAATTCTTGGAATTATCAAGACGGAGCTTGAAGAGCTGAAAAACAAATATGCCGATAAACGGCGGACAGAGATTATCGTGGGCGGAGAAACATCAACTGATTTCGACGTGGAAGATCTTATTGCCGACGAGGACATGGTTATTTCAATTACCAATGATGGTTTCATACGAAGACTTTCCATTGATACATTCAAGAAGCAACGTCGCGGCGGCAAAGGAGTCATAGGCATTTCGTCGAAGCGGGAAGACTTCATAAAAATGATGACAATATCTTCAACACATGATGTTATTCTGTTGTTTTCCAATAAAGGCAAAATATTTGCCCTCAAAACATACGAAATTCCCGTTGCATCAAAGTCCAGCAGGGGAAAATCGCTAAAAGGAATAATAAACCTTGCAGCCGAAGAAAACATTACAGCCATATCATCGGTTCCCAGTTTTGAAGAGGATGCCTATCTCTGCATGGTAACACAGAAGGGTATCATGAAAAAAACGGGAATTAGTGAGTTTGCCAATGCAAGGAAAGGCGGGATTATAGCCATAAATCTTAAAAAAGACGATGAACTGGTGAATGTAAAAATTGTAGCCAAGGGCGATGATGTGGTAATTGCCTCGCGAGACGGACTTCTGTTGCGCACAAATGTTCTCAAGATGAGATCCATGGGAAGATCCGCGGCTGGCATCATCGGTATGCGCCTTGATGGCTCGGATAAAATAATCGGTATTGATGTGGTAAAGAAAAATTCCACCCTCTTTGTCCTTACCGAGAAGGGATATGGAAAATGTGTAAACTATAATAACTTTGTAGCCAAGGGCCGCGGCGGCAAGGGAATGATATTTGTAAAAGTGGGAGACAAACATGGTTTTGCAGCTGGCATAAAGACCGTATTTCCCGAAGATGAAATTATAATAATCGCTAAAACGGGGATGACCATCCGTCTTTTAGCAAAGGATATTTCCACGCAGGGAAGATCGGCTACGGGTGTGAGACTTCTGAATATAGAAGGCAGTGATGAGATATCAGATTTCGCTGTCATAAGCGAAGAAAAATAA
- the gyrB gene encoding DNA topoisomerase (ATP-hydrolyzing) subunit B, which yields MSKTYGADNIQVLEGLEAVRKRPAMYIGSTDGYGLHHLVYEIVDNSIDEALGGYCDNIVVTIHPDNSVEVIDNGRGIPVDPHPQYKVSALEIVLTKLHAGGKFNNDSYKVSGGLHGVGVSVVNALSKDMTVEVFRDDKVYRQNYKKGVPTAAVKVVGDSKKKGTRVQFWPDDSIFEDTNFNFDTLSRRLRELAFLNAGVRITLRDDRDDKQKTSKGKEHVFQFKGGIVSFVEHLNESKTVLSKKPIYFRDVRDNVDVELAIQYIDTYTETVFTYANNINTREGGTHLVGFKSALTRVLNDALKKGKFDKNIAQLSGDDVREGLVAIISVKIPNPQFEGQTKMKLGNGEVKGIVESIVNENLGLYFEENPQEAKKIIDKCIQSARARLAAKKARDLTRRKSALENDTLPGKLADCSERDPSKCELFIVEGDSAGGSAKQGRDRNFQAILPLKGKILNVEKSRLDKILSNEEIKTIITAIGTGIGDEEFSIDKARYHKIIIMTDADVDGAHIRTLLLTFFYRYMKEIIDNGYLYIAQPPLYNLKVGRESFYAYSDEERDSVTKKHPNEKITIQRYKGLGEMNPEQLWDTTMDPNQRTMLLINVDDEVEAENVFSVLMGDVVEPRRKFIEENAKNVQNLDL from the coding sequence ATGAGTAAGACTTACGGCGCGGATAATATACAGGTACTGGAGGGATTGGAAGCGGTCCGAAAAAGACCGGCCATGTACATCGGGTCCACTGATGGATACGGGCTTCATCACCTGGTATATGAAATAGTTGATAACTCTATTGATGAAGCTCTTGGCGGCTATTGTGATAATATAGTGGTGACCATACATCCCGATAATTCGGTGGAGGTTATCGACAATGGCAGGGGGATTCCCGTTGATCCCCATCCACAGTACAAGGTATCGGCCCTGGAAATCGTGCTGACTAAACTGCATGCAGGCGGAAAATTTAACAATGATTCATATAAAGTCTCGGGCGGACTTCATGGTGTGGGCGTATCTGTTGTAAATGCCCTGTCAAAGGACATGACCGTGGAGGTCTTCAGGGATGATAAAGTATACCGCCAGAATTATAAAAAGGGAGTTCCCACGGCAGCGGTCAAGGTTGTGGGGGACTCGAAAAAAAAGGGCACCAGGGTGCAATTCTGGCCTGATGATTCAATTTTTGAAGACACCAATTTTAATTTTGATACACTGTCACGCCGTCTGAGGGAACTGGCTTTTCTTAACGCCGGTGTCAGAATTACGCTCCGTGACGATCGTGATGATAAACAGAAAACATCCAAGGGCAAGGAGCATGTATTCCAGTTCAAGGGAGGCATTGTCTCCTTTGTTGAGCATCTTAATGAATCCAAAACAGTGCTTTCCAAAAAACCAATATACTTCAGGGATGTGCGCGATAATGTAGATGTGGAGCTTGCAATCCAGTATATTGACACCTATACTGAGACGGTTTTTACCTATGCCAATAATATCAATACCCGTGAGGGGGGCACGCATTTAGTCGGATTCAAATCGGCTTTGACCAGGGTGCTCAATGATGCACTGAAAAAGGGAAAGTTCGATAAAAATATAGCACAGCTTTCAGGAGACGACGTACGCGAGGGACTGGTTGCCATCATCAGCGTTAAGATACCTAATCCTCAGTTTGAAGGCCAGACAAAGATGAAGCTGGGGAATGGAGAAGTAAAGGGTATTGTCGAGTCCATAGTCAATGAGAACCTCGGACTGTACTTCGAGGAAAATCCCCAGGAAGCAAAGAAAATTATTGATAAATGTATCCAGAGCGCCAGGGCGCGTCTTGCGGCAAAAAAAGCAAGGGACCTGACGAGACGGAAAAGTGCCCTGGAGAATGATACGCTTCCGGGAAAACTGGCTGACTGCTCCGAGAGAGACCCGTCGAAATGCGAACTCTTCATTGTTGAGGGAGATTCCGCCGGCGGTTCAGCAAAACAGGGCAGGGACAGAAATTTTCAGGCCATACTCCCGTTGAAAGGTAAAATTCTCAATGTTGAAAAGTCCCGTCTGGATAAGATCCTTTCCAATGAAGAGATAAAAACCATCATTACTGCCATCGGAACAGGCATCGGCGATGAGGAGTTCAGCATCGATAAGGCCCGATATCATAAAATTATTATCATGACCGATGCTGACGTGGATGGAGCACATATACGGACCCTCTTATTGACTTTCTTTTACCGCTATATGAAGGAAATCATAGACAACGGCTATCTGTACATAGCACAGCCGCCTCTGTATAATCTCAAGGTGGGAAGGGAGTCATTTTACGCCTATTCCGATGAAGAACGCGATTCGGTCACCAAGAAGCATCCCAATGAAAAGATCACCATACAGCGGTATAAAGGTCTCGGCGAAATGAATCCCGAGCAGTTATGGGACACCACCATGGACCCGAATCAGCGCACCATGCTTCTTATCAATGTGGATGATGAAGTGGAAGCGGAAAATGTTTTCTCGGTTCTTATGGGCGATGTGGTGGAACCGAGAAGAAAGTTTATAGAAGAAAATGCGAAGAATGTTCAGAATCTTGACCTGTAA
- the dnaN gene encoding DNA polymerase III subunit beta — protein MKISVDKDSLLKSIIIADSIISSKNVNTILSNCLFNISEDQIEIVSTDNEVAIRTRIDAIADSPISFAANGKKFSSILKELPNDELILDINDSLVIDIRTKSKDVKGHYSLIGLSTGEYPEIPGFSEEHSIEVEQAVLREMIRKVVYAASHDTIKPVFNGIYIISETKNSMTAVATDSRRLAMITRNMDTETEMNIKEGFIIPLKTVNEIYRLLESTGRCRFSYNNNQCFFKIGRTEIISRVVDGQFPNYKHVIPLDSNFEAVAETKKLLDSVRRAMIFTREPANKIVLNFNKDKLKIEANTPELGEAEEEIQIETDSKESMTLGVNAQFLIECLKEIDSYSVKCAITGQMSPITIKPEDDKNYTSVIMPIQIKSSAAD, from the coding sequence ATGAAAATAAGCGTCGACAAAGACAGTCTGCTCAAATCAATAATCATAGCTGATTCAATTATTTCATCAAAAAATGTTAATACAATTTTATCCAATTGTCTCTTCAACATAAGTGAGGATCAGATTGAAATAGTATCAACCGATAATGAAGTTGCCATACGTACACGAATTGATGCCATAGCAGATTCGCCCATATCCTTTGCTGCAAACGGGAAAAAATTTTCCAGTATTCTCAAGGAGCTTCCCAATGATGAACTTATTCTCGACATAAACGATTCACTCGTTATAGATATACGGACAAAATCAAAAGATGTAAAAGGTCACTATTCTCTCATTGGATTGTCTACAGGAGAATATCCGGAAATCCCCGGCTTCAGCGAAGAGCATTCAATCGAAGTGGAGCAGGCCGTACTCAGGGAAATGATACGTAAGGTTGTTTATGCTGCATCTCATGATACCATAAAACCCGTGTTTAACGGTATATATATAATTTCAGAAACAAAAAACAGCATGACGGCCGTGGCAACGGATTCCAGAAGGCTGGCTATGATAACCAGGAATATGGATACCGAGACCGAGATGAATATCAAGGAAGGTTTTATTATTCCCCTGAAAACGGTAAACGAGATTTACCGTCTGCTGGAATCTACCGGGCGATGCCGTTTCTCATACAATAATAACCAATGCTTTTTCAAGATAGGGAGAACAGAAATAATTTCACGGGTTGTTGACGGACAGTTTCCAAACTATAAGCATGTTATTCCACTGGACAGCAACTTTGAAGCGGTAGCGGAAACAAAAAAGCTTCTTGATTCGGTACGCAGGGCAATGATTTTTACCCGGGAACCGGCCAATAAGATAGTTCTCAATTTTAATAAAGACAAACTGAAAATTGAGGCTAATACGCCGGAATTGGGAGAGGCTGAAGAAGAAATACAGATTGAAACCGATTCAAAAGAATCCATGACACTGGGAGTAAACGCACAGTTTCTCATCGAATGCCTCAAGGAAATTGACAGCTATTCAGTCAAGTGTGCCATCACCGGACAGATGAGTCCCATCACAATAAAACCTGAAGATGATAAAAATTATACATCTGTTATTATGCCCATTCAGATAAAATCATCAGCAGCTGACTAG
- a CDS encoding chromosomal replication initiator protein DnaA produces MWNRVLTVLEGEINRQSFNMWLKDTEPVSISENTITIRVGDDVASRHIKEHYSLQIQTALEQITGHKYICDFITAGFATPDSTGSSPLQESVKNPVSSFRLEKEKGESVLNPNYTFENFVIGPNNQFAHAASYSVAQSPAKQINPLFIYGSSGLGKTHLLQAVGHYINAEKPYLKVLFVSTEQFINEFITSIRNQTQESFKIKYRDVDILLIDDIQFLENKEETQNEFFHTFNALYENKKQIIISSDRPPKQIATLADRLRTRFEWGMITDIQAPNLETREAILRNKAEKMNLEISDDAFNYIARRVKSSIRALEAAINRLKMVSAFYDGVITIEHAKIHLKELFDVDASKKVTISDIMIKVSDKYNVTSDDLKSNSRHSRVIIPRFTAMYLARKLTDMTTTDIGKEFGDRDHSTVVNAINKIEESLKNDNELKETVDDLMVELKS; encoded by the coding sequence ATGTGGAACAGGGTGCTGACTGTTCTTGAAGGAGAAATAAACAGGCAGTCCTTTAATATGTGGCTGAAAGATACGGAACCTGTATCCATTTCAGAAAATACCATAACCATCAGGGTTGGTGATGATGTGGCAAGTCGTCACATTAAAGAACATTATTCCCTGCAGATTCAAACAGCCCTGGAACAGATTACTGGTCATAAATATATCTGTGACTTTATCACCGCCGGATTCGCAACTCCCGATTCAACGGGATCATCACCTCTGCAGGAATCGGTAAAAAATCCTGTATCCTCCTTCAGGCTGGAAAAAGAAAAAGGTGAATCGGTTCTCAATCCTAATTATACATTTGAAAATTTTGTCATCGGACCCAATAACCAGTTTGCCCATGCGGCATCATATTCGGTTGCACAGTCACCGGCAAAACAGATCAACCCGCTTTTTATTTACGGTTCATCGGGATTGGGAAAAACGCATCTTCTCCAGGCCGTGGGCCATTATATCAATGCTGAAAAACCCTATCTTAAGGTCCTGTTTGTATCAACTGAACAATTTATTAATGAATTTATAACCTCGATCCGGAACCAGACCCAGGAAAGTTTCAAGATAAAATACCGGGATGTGGATATCCTGTTGATAGACGACATCCAGTTCCTGGAAAACAAGGAAGAAACCCAGAATGAGTTCTTCCATACTTTTAATGCCCTGTATGAAAACAAGAAACAGATAATTATATCAAGCGACAGGCCGCCGAAACAGATCGCAACCCTGGCTGACCGGCTCAGAACACGCTTTGAATGGGGAATGATAACCGATATTCAGGCGCCGAACCTGGAAACGCGCGAGGCTATTCTTCGTAACAAGGCTGAAAAAATGAACCTGGAAATATCCGATGACGCTTTTAATTATATAGCGAGGAGAGTTAAATCCAGTATCAGGGCGCTTGAGGCTGCTATAAACCGTTTGAAAATGGTTTCCGCTTTTTATGACGGTGTAATAACTATAGAACACGCGAAAATACATCTGAAAGAGCTCTTTGATGTCGATGCAAGTAAGAAGGTAACCATTTCAGATATCATGATAAAAGTATCTGATAAATACAATGTAACTTCCGATGATCTCAAATCAAACAGTCGTCACAGCAGGGTAATTATTCCCCGTTTCACTGCCATGTATCTGGCCCGAAAACTCACCGATATGACTACAACCGATATAGGAAAAGAGTTCGGTGACCGGGATCACTCTACTGTTGTCAATGCAATAAATAAAATTGAGGAAAGTTTAAAGAACGATAATGAGTTGAAAGAGACCGTCGATGATCTTATGGTGGAGCTAAAAAGCTGA
- a CDS encoding helicase, whose translation MTKPVIVQSDNTLLVEVDNPEFERARDSISPFAELEKSPEHIHTYRITPLSLWNAAASGLTSRNIIDNLMEFSRYDIPAIVLATIREQMNRYGMLKLTREEDRLILTSRDAILLREIMHHKKVQPFIEEQLDGNRILVKGSYRGHIKQALIKIGFPVEDLAGYEEGDPMPINLRSVSARGKHFEIRDYQDSAINSFYRGGGPEGGSGVIVLPCGAGKTIVGIGEMALHKTATLILVTNTVALRQWKEELLDKTDLGPEMIGEFSGEKKEIRPVTIATYNILTYRKDKKGPFLHFDLFNKMNWGLIVYDEVHLLPAPVFRMTSEIQSKRRLGLTATLIREDGMETDVFSLIGPKKYDMPWKILEKSNWIATALCTEIRVDLPEDLRLQYSIARDREKFRISSENVKKLDIVQKLIKKHEGANILVIGQYISQLKEFADRSKFPLITGSTSVAEREHLYHNFKEEKIKILVVSKVANFSIDLPDANVAIQISGTFGSRQEEAQRLGRILRPKKEDNRAYFYTIISANSVEEKFAHNRQLFLTEQGYSYEILNEEMFKERF comes from the coding sequence ATGACAAAGCCAGTAATCGTCCAGAGCGACAATACACTTCTTGTTGAAGTCGATAATCCAGAATTCGAACGGGCCCGCGATTCCATTTCTCCCTTTGCAGAACTGGAAAAAAGCCCTGAACATATTCATACCTACCGGATAACCCCACTTTCACTATGGAACGCCGCCGCATCAGGTCTTACATCGCGTAACATAATCGATAATCTCATGGAATTCTCGCGGTATGACATACCGGCAATTGTGCTAGCCACAATCCGGGAACAGATGAACCGCTACGGCATGCTGAAACTCACCAGGGAAGAAGACAGGCTCATACTCACTTCCCGGGATGCAATTCTCCTGAGAGAGATAATGCATCATAAAAAGGTGCAGCCCTTCATCGAAGAGCAGCTCGACGGGAACAGGATTCTGGTGAAAGGAAGTTACCGCGGCCATATTAAGCAGGCACTGATTAAAATTGGTTTCCCCGTGGAAGACCTGGCAGGATATGAAGAGGGTGATCCCATGCCCATCAACCTCCGGTCCGTTTCTGCCAGGGGTAAACATTTCGAGATACGGGACTATCAGGACAGCGCCATTAACTCCTTTTATCGCGGCGGAGGCCCGGAAGGAGGCAGCGGTGTTATCGTACTCCCCTGCGGCGCCGGAAAGACAATCGTCGGCATCGGAGAGATGGCGCTGCACAAGACCGCCACGCTGATCCTGGTCACCAACACCGTGGCCCTCAGACAGTGGAAAGAGGAACTACTGGATAAGACCGACCTGGGACCTGAAATGATCGGAGAGTTCTCCGGTGAAAAAAAGGAGATCAGGCCCGTCACTATCGCCACCTATAACATTCTCACCTACCGTAAGGATAAAAAAGGCCCCTTTCTCCATTTCGACCTTTTTAATAAAATGAACTGGGGCCTTATAGTATATGATGAGGTACACCTTTTGCCGGCACCGGTTTTCCGTATGACATCGGAGATACAGTCCAAACGCAGGCTGGGACTGACGGCAACCCTTATCAGGGAGGACGGCATGGAGACCGATGTCTTCAGCCTCATCGGACCGAAAAAATATGACATGCCCTGGAAGATTCTTGAAAAATCCAACTGGATCGCCACGGCCCTCTGCACGGAAATCCGCGTGGACCTTCCCGAGGATTTGCGACTGCAGTATTCCATTGCCAGAGACCGTGAAAAATTCAGAATATCCTCGGAAAATGTTAAAAAACTTGATATCGTTCAGAAACTGATAAAAAAACATGAAGGGGCCAATATCCTGGTCATCGGCCAGTATATTTCTCAATTAAAGGAATTCGCCGATCGATCAAAATTTCCTCTTATAACAGGCAGCACATCGGTTGCAGAGAGGGAACACCTCTATCATAATTTTAAAGAAGAAAAAATTAAAATTTTGGTAGTATCCAAGGTGGCGAACTTTTCCATAGATCTTCCCGACGCCAATGTGGCCATACAGATTTCAGGGACCTTTGGATCACGGCAGGAGGAGGCACAGCGACTCGGCCGCATCCTCCGGCCCAAAAAAGAAGATAACCGGGCCTATTTTTATACGATCATCAGCGCAAACTCCGTGGAAGAAAAATTCGCCCATAACCGGCAACTCTTTCTCACCGAACAGGGATACTCCTATGAAATACTCAATGAAGAAATGTTTAAGGAACGATTTTAG